One part of the Dermacentor andersoni chromosome 2, qqDerAnde1_hic_scaffold, whole genome shotgun sequence genome encodes these proteins:
- the Tctp gene encoding translationally-controlled tumor protein homolog → MLIFKDKISGDEMFTDSSKYKLVDDCIFEIECHHVTRKQGEIQLDGANPSAEEVDEGTDENVESGLDLVLNMRLTETCFTKADYKNYLKTYTKALQEKWKEEGKSPEEIEDAKSKLTTAVKKVLPKLDDYQFFIGESCNAEGIVGLLEYREQDGGGEKAVMMFFKHGLDEEKM, encoded by the exons ATGCTGATTTTTAAGGATAAGATCTCCG GCGATGAGATGTTCACCGATTCCAGCAAGTACAAGTTGGTGGACGACTGCATCTTCGAAATTGAATGTCAC CATGTGACCCGCAAGCAGGGTGAAATCCAGCTGGATGGTGCAAACCCTTCTGCCGAGGAGGTTGACGAGGGTACAGATGAGAATGTAGAAAGCGGCCTGGACTTGGTGTTGAACATGCGGCTCACAGAAACCTGCTTCACCAAGGCTGACTACAAGAACTACCTCAAGACCTACACCAAGGCGCTTCAGGAGAAGTGGAAGGAGGAGGGCAAGTCTCCTGAGGAGATTGAGGATGCCAAGAGCAAGTTAACCACTGCTGTCAAAAAGGTGTTGCCCAAGTTGGATGACTACCAGTTCTTCATTG GCGAGTCCTGCAATGCTGAGGGCATTGTTGGTCTCCTGGAATACCGTGAACAGGATGGTGGAGGAGAGAAGGCAGTGATGATGTTCTTCAAGCATGGTCTGGATGAAGAAAAAATG TAA